Proteins co-encoded in one Novosphingobium sp. PP1Y genomic window:
- a CDS encoding amidohydrolase, translating to MKHLAAAALALLIVTPAHADVLVDNVEGLTPDGKGGIERFEGFLIGEDGRVIEVYRHGDKRPRKVQYQVDGKHRVVVPGMIDAHGHVMETGFAKMTLDLSATKSLDEALSRIAAWAAAHPETPWILGSGWNQANWGIDRMPTAAELDSVTGGKPAWLTRVDGHAGWANSAALASAGITGATTDPAGGQILRKVGSKAPAGVLVDAATALVEARVPRPRPEDRDTALGEAQLALLASGVTAIADMGTTIEDWQAYRRAADLGHLRIRIVAYAAGIDNMTLIGGPRPTPWLYGDRLKMNGVKLYLDGALGSRGAWLKAPYADAPETKGLPQISETQLGNLMSRAAIDNFQVAVHAIGDAANAAVLNSIDELSQTYKGDRRWRIEHAQIVDPADIARFGEHGIVASMQPQHEASDRTMAEARLGPSRLSGAYAWKSIAATGAPLAFGSDTPVEPAHPFEGIAVAVTRQGADGQPTGGWQPQEILSREAAINAYTTGAAYAMFAEDRLGRIAKGYDADFLFVDTDPMEATPEQLRQIRVLETWIGGKLAWSNAKDRVLPTKAEGDVSPIEGR from the coding sequence GTGAAGCATCTCGCCGCGGCAGCGCTCGCGCTGCTGATCGTCACGCCCGCCCATGCGGACGTGCTTGTCGACAATGTCGAGGGCCTGACGCCGGACGGCAAGGGCGGGATAGAACGCTTCGAGGGCTTCCTGATCGGCGAAGACGGCCGCGTGATCGAGGTCTACCGCCACGGCGACAAGCGCCCCAGGAAAGTCCAGTATCAGGTCGACGGCAAGCACCGCGTGGTCGTGCCCGGCATGATCGATGCCCATGGCCACGTCATGGAGACCGGCTTTGCGAAGATGACGCTCGACCTCTCCGCGACGAAATCGCTGGACGAGGCGCTGTCCCGGATCGCGGCATGGGCCGCCGCCCATCCCGAAACGCCCTGGATCCTCGGCAGTGGCTGGAACCAGGCCAACTGGGGCATCGACCGGATGCCGACCGCGGCCGAGCTCGACAGCGTGACCGGCGGTAAGCCCGCGTGGCTTACCCGCGTCGACGGCCATGCCGGCTGGGCCAACAGCGCCGCGCTGGCTTCTGCCGGTATCACCGGCGCCACCACCGATCCGGCTGGCGGCCAGATCCTGCGCAAGGTGGGCAGCAAGGCCCCTGCCGGCGTGCTGGTCGATGCCGCCACCGCACTGGTTGAGGCCAGGGTACCGCGTCCCCGCCCCGAAGACCGCGATACCGCGTTGGGTGAAGCGCAACTGGCGCTGCTCGCCTCGGGCGTGACCGCAATTGCCGACATGGGCACGACGATCGAGGACTGGCAGGCCTATCGCCGCGCCGCCGACCTCGGCCACTTGCGCATCCGCATCGTCGCCTATGCCGCAGGCATCGACAACATGACGCTGATCGGCGGCCCCCGCCCGACACCGTGGCTCTATGGCGACCGGCTGAAGATGAACGGGGTGAAGCTCTACCTCGACGGCGCGCTCGGATCGCGCGGGGCGTGGCTAAAGGCGCCTTATGCCGACGCGCCCGAAACGAAGGGCCTGCCCCAGATCAGCGAAACCCAGCTGGGCAACCTCATGAGCCGGGCGGCGATAGACAACTTCCAGGTTGCCGTCCACGCCATCGGCGATGCCGCCAATGCGGCGGTCCTCAATTCCATCGACGAATTGTCACAGACCTACAAGGGCGACCGCCGCTGGCGCATCGAACATGCCCAGATCGTCGATCCCGCGGATATCGCGCGCTTCGGCGAACACGGCATCGTCGCCTCGATGCAGCCGCAGCACGAAGCCTCGGACCGGACAATGGCCGAAGCGCGACTGGGCCCGAGCCGGCTGTCCGGCGCCTATGCGTGGAAGTCGATCGCCGCCACCGGCGCGCCGCTGGCCTTCGGATCGGACACCCCTGTCGAACCGGCCCACCCCTTCGAAGGGATCGCCGTCGCCGTGACGCGCCAGGGCGCGGACGGTCAGCCGACAGGTGGCTGGCAGCCGCAGGAGATCCTCTCGCGCGAGGCGGCCATCAACGCCTATACGACCGGCGCGGCCTACGCGATGTTCGCCGAGGACCGCCTTGGCCGCATCGCCAAGGGTTATGACGCGGACTTCCTCTTCGTCGATACCGATCCGATGGAAGCGACTCCCGAGCAACTGCGCCAGATCAGGGTTCTCGAGACGTGGATCGGCGGCAAGCTCGCCTGGTCCAATGCCAAGGATCGGGTGCTGCCGACTAAGGCCGAAGGCGACGTCTCTCCGATCGAGGGCCGCTGA
- a CDS encoding NAD(P)-dependent oxidoreductase: MTERRKVSFLGLGVMGGAIARHIAKAGHELTIYNRSPERAQKWVEDNPGLAHRIAANPAHAAQDADVVITCVGNDDDLAEVVLGPNGVFKMLKKGGVFIDHTTVSARIARQISVEARDLQVHCIDAPMTGSQIGAEKGTLTLMCGGRNEAVEAARPVMEAYSQRIVHVGKAGSGQIAKMANQICIAGNVAALAEAVRFAQASHLDMDKVYEAISGGAAQSWQMDNRWQSMDEDRFDFGFAIDWMRKDLGLSLDEGRGLGVSLPVAALIDQFFAEIQAMGGGRLDTSAIIKRLPRKGRK, from the coding sequence ATGACCGAACGACGCAAGGTTTCCTTCCTCGGCCTCGGCGTGATGGGCGGCGCTATCGCGCGGCACATCGCCAAGGCGGGCCATGAGCTCACCATCTACAACCGTTCGCCCGAACGCGCGCAGAAATGGGTGGAGGACAATCCCGGACTCGCCCATCGCATCGCCGCGAACCCGGCGCACGCGGCGCAGGACGCCGACGTGGTGATCACATGCGTGGGCAACGACGACGACCTCGCCGAAGTCGTGCTCGGCCCCAACGGCGTCTTCAAGATGCTCAAGAAGGGCGGCGTCTTCATCGACCACACGACGGTATCGGCGCGCATCGCCCGCCAGATCTCGGTGGAGGCGCGCGACCTGCAGGTCCATTGCATCGACGCGCCGATGACCGGTTCGCAGATCGGCGCGGAAAAAGGCACGCTCACATTGATGTGCGGCGGACGCAACGAAGCGGTGGAAGCCGCGCGTCCGGTGATGGAAGCCTATTCGCAGCGCATCGTCCACGTCGGCAAGGCCGGCTCGGGCCAGATCGCCAAGATGGCCAACCAGATCTGCATCGCGGGCAATGTCGCCGCGCTGGCCGAGGCGGTGCGCTTCGCGCAGGCCTCGCACCTCGACATGGACAAGGTCTACGAGGCGATTTCCGGCGGCGCCGCGCAGTCGTGGCAGATGGACAACCGCTGGCAGTCGATGGACGAGGACCGCTTCGACTTCGGCTTCGCGATCGACTGGATGCGCAAGGATCTCGGCCTCAGCCTCGACGAAGGGCGTGGCCTTGGCGTCTCGCTGCCGGTGGCCGCGCTCATCGACCAGTTCTTCGCCGAGATCCAGGCCATGGGCGGCGGCCGCCTCGACACCAGCGCGATCATCAAGCGACTGCCGAGGAAAGGCCGCAAGTGA
- a CDS encoding threonine ammonia-lyase encodes MDQQTLKTAPGTDGALLTADDVRAAAARISGKVVRTPTQHSNTLSAITGADVWLKFENLQFTAAYKERGALNALLLLSEEQKQRGVIAASAGNHAQGLSYHGTRLGVPVTIVMPNTTPLVKVMQTESVGGKVVLEGESFDEAYAHARKMEAELGLTFIHPFDDPHVAAGQGTVALEMLEDVPEIDTLVLPIGGGGLASGMGTVARAIKPGIGLIGVEAQLYPSMYNLLKGTNLPVGGDTLAEGIAVFEPGKFTSKVLRGLLDEFLLVSESRIESSLALLLQIEKTLVEGAGATGLGAVMANRELFAGKKVGIVLSGGNIDTRLLANVLLRDLARSGRLARLKIGLQDRAGALYKVAKVFHEHNVNIVEVLHHRIFTNLPAKGLLTEIECEARDREQLETLVSALRSAGYEVRQVETD; translated from the coding sequence ATGGACCAGCAAACGCTCAAGACCGCCCCGGGGACCGATGGTGCCCTGCTGACTGCCGACGACGTTCGTGCGGCGGCGGCGCGAATTTCGGGCAAGGTCGTGCGCACGCCGACGCAGCACTCCAATACGCTGAGTGCGATCACCGGTGCCGACGTCTGGCTCAAGTTCGAAAACCTGCAGTTCACCGCCGCCTACAAGGAGCGCGGAGCGCTCAATGCCCTGCTGCTGCTTTCGGAAGAACAGAAACAGCGCGGCGTCATCGCCGCTTCGGCGGGCAATCACGCGCAGGGGCTTTCCTACCACGGCACCCGGCTGGGCGTGCCGGTAACGATCGTCATGCCCAACACCACTCCGCTGGTGAAGGTGATGCAGACCGAAAGCGTGGGCGGCAAGGTCGTGCTCGAAGGCGAAAGTTTCGACGAAGCCTATGCCCATGCGCGCAAGATGGAGGCCGAACTCGGCCTTACCTTCATCCATCCCTTCGACGATCCGCACGTCGCGGCCGGGCAGGGCACCGTCGCGCTCGAAATGCTCGAGGACGTGCCCGAGATCGATACGCTGGTGCTGCCGATCGGCGGCGGCGGCCTGGCATCGGGCATGGGCACGGTGGCGCGCGCCATCAAGCCGGGCATCGGCCTGATCGGCGTCGAGGCGCAGCTCTACCCCTCGATGTACAACCTGCTCAAGGGCACCAACCTGCCGGTCGGCGGCGATACGCTGGCCGAGGGCATCGCGGTGTTCGAGCCGGGCAAGTTCACTTCCAAGGTGCTGCGCGGCCTGCTCGACGAGTTCCTGCTGGTCAGCGAATCGCGCATCGAAAGCTCGCTGGCGCTCCTGCTGCAGATCGAAAAGACCCTGGTGGAGGGCGCGGGAGCGACCGGCCTGGGCGCAGTCATGGCCAACCGCGAGCTGTTTGCCGGCAAGAAGGTCGGCATCGTGCTGTCGGGCGGCAATATCGACACGCGCCTGCTTGCCAACGTGCTGCTGCGCGACCTTGCCCGCTCGGGCCGGCTCGCGCGCCTGAAGATCGGCCTGCAGGACCGTGCCGGTGCGCTCTACAAGGTCGCCAAGGTGTTCCACGAGCACAATGTGAACATCGTCGAGGTGCTGCATCACCGCATTTTCACCAACCTGCCCGCCAAGGGACTGCTGACCGAGATCGAGTGCGAGGCGCGCGACCGCGAGCAGCTCGAGACGCTCGTCTCCGCCCTGCGTTCGGCGGGGTACGAAGTGCGCCAGGTCGAGACCGACTGA
- a CDS encoding SDR family NAD(P)-dependent oxidoreductase: MALDYLDFTGDCVVVTGGSSGIGKSCAMALAGRGLAVAITHFHAPEEADEVIGRIHANGGRAIACDTDVGNEQDVEALFAAAESAFGPVRLLVNSAGRNMSGTAVQDMTLEHFDAVMRADLYGPFLSCRRFVRGLEGQGGGRIVNVSSIHESAPRAGAVDYDSAKGGLAQLTATLALELAPRAIAVNGVAPGMILTPMNQAALDDPQVRARKADAIPWGRAGRPEEVAELVGYLLSDRADYITGATVRIDGGLSLKVAQDA; the protein is encoded by the coding sequence ATGGCACTCGATTATCTCGACTTCACCGGCGATTGCGTGGTCGTGACCGGCGGCAGTTCGGGGATCGGCAAGTCCTGCGCGATGGCGCTGGCCGGACGCGGGCTGGCGGTCGCGATCACGCACTTTCATGCACCGGAGGAGGCTGACGAAGTCATCGGCCGGATCCACGCCAACGGCGGGCGGGCTATCGCCTGCGATACCGATGTCGGTAACGAGCAAGACGTCGAGGCACTTTTCGCAGCTGCCGAATCCGCCTTCGGTCCGGTCCGCCTGCTGGTGAACAGTGCAGGCCGCAACATGAGCGGGACGGCGGTGCAGGACATGACGCTGGAGCATTTCGATGCCGTCATGCGTGCCGACCTCTACGGTCCGTTCCTGAGCTGTCGCCGTTTCGTCCGCGGCCTCGAGGGGCAGGGCGGGGGCCGGATCGTCAATGTCTCATCCATTCACGAATCGGCGCCGCGGGCCGGGGCCGTCGACTACGACAGCGCCAAGGGCGGGCTGGCCCAGTTGACTGCGACGCTCGCGCTGGAGCTGGCGCCGCGCGCAATCGCGGTCAACGGCGTGGCGCCGGGCATGATCCTGACGCCGATGAACCAGGCCGCGCTGGACGATCCGCAGGTGCGGGCGCGCAAGGCCGACGCGATTCCCTGGGGCCGGGCGGGTCGTCCGGAGGAAGTCGCCGAGCTTGTCGGCTACCTGCTTTCCGACCGAGCCGATTATATTACCGGGGCTACGGTCAGGATTGACGGGGGACTTTCGCTCAAGGTGGCGCAAGATGCCTGA
- a CDS encoding arginyltransferase: MTAPVRFPRFFVTSPAPCPYLPGRSERKVFTELKGPHADSLNDALSRIGFRRSQTVAYRPSCLDCNACVSVRVVASEFTPSGTQKRMMKRNGDLIATVCRPWSTGEQFQLLQKYLSARHPEGGMTSMDEVDFADMVEHTPVTSFVIEYREPSADGVTPGRLVGACLTDRQCDGLSMIYSFYDPEHESRAGLGNYIILDHIHKAQEMGLPYVYLGYWVEGSPRMQYKVRYRPMERLGRSGWERFSPEEQDKLIAAVVKNPDGHGKAGAGGRKDGVPSIAN, translated from the coding sequence GTGACGGCTCCCGTTCGATTTCCGAGGTTCTTTGTAACGAGCCCTGCGCCGTGCCCCTATCTGCCTGGGCGCAGCGAACGCAAGGTGTTCACGGAACTCAAGGGGCCACACGCGGACTCCCTGAACGATGCGCTCAGCCGCATCGGCTTCCGCCGCAGCCAGACCGTCGCCTATCGCCCGTCCTGCCTTGACTGCAATGCCTGCGTCTCGGTGCGTGTCGTCGCGAGCGAGTTCACGCCATCGGGAACCCAGAAGCGCATGATGAAGCGCAACGGAGACCTGATCGCCACCGTATGTCGTCCCTGGTCGACCGGTGAGCAGTTCCAGCTCCTGCAGAAGTACCTTAGCGCGCGCCATCCCGAAGGCGGGATGACCTCGATGGACGAGGTCGATTTCGCCGACATGGTCGAGCACACGCCAGTCACCAGCTTCGTCATCGAATATCGCGAACCCTCGGCCGATGGCGTGACTCCGGGTCGCCTTGTCGGCGCATGCCTTACAGATCGTCAGTGCGACGGCTTGTCGATGATCTACAGCTTCTACGACCCCGAGCACGAATCGCGGGCAGGGCTGGGCAACTACATCATCCTCGACCATATCCATAAGGCGCAGGAAATGGGCCTGCCCTACGTCTACCTCGGCTACTGGGTCGAAGGCTCGCCGCGCATGCAGTACAAGGTGCGTTACCGGCCGATGGAACGCCTTGGCCGTTCGGGCTGGGAACGGTTTTCGCCCGAAGAGCAGGACAAGCTGATCGCTGCCGTCGTCAAGAACCCGGATGGACATGGCAAGGCCGGTGCCGGTGGGCGCAAGGACGGCGTACCCTCCATCGCCAACTGA
- a CDS encoding lysozyme, with translation MNRKPIFDAVRQLLGRGFRPSDIALLDAAIDRADNDSPVPADLALGEAGRALIRKWEGCARRRSDGRFEAYPDPGSATGEPWTIGWGSTGADIGKGLIWTQAQCDARFDRDIARYVNEVRDAVGDVATTQRQFDALVSFHYNTGAIRKATLTRLHRERRFAEAALEFAKWIYNDGKPLSGLKNRRAEEAALYRA, from the coding sequence ATGAATCGCAAACCGATTTTCGATGCCGTGCGCCAATTGCTCGGCCGCGGCTTCCGGCCATCCGACATTGCGTTGCTCGACGCAGCCATCGACCGCGCCGACAACGACAGCCCCGTCCCTGCCGATCTTGCCCTCGGCGAGGCAGGTCGCGCCCTGATCCGCAAGTGGGAAGGCTGTGCCAGGCGCCGGTCGGACGGCCGCTTCGAAGCCTATCCCGATCCCGGCAGTGCCACGGGTGAGCCCTGGACGATCGGTTGGGGTTCAACCGGAGCGGACATAGGCAAGGGTCTGATCTGGACGCAGGCGCAATGCGACGCCCGCTTCGACAGGGACATCGCGCGCTACGTCAACGAGGTCCGCGATGCGGTAGGCGATGTGGCGACGACGCAGCGGCAGTTCGATGCCCTCGTCTCGTTCCACTACAACACGGGCGCCATCCGCAAGGCCACGCTCACCCGCCTGCACCGCGAGAGGCGCTTTGCCGAGGCGGCTCTGGAATTCGCGAAGTGGATCTACAACGACGGCAAGCCGCTATCCGGCCTCAAGAATCGACGCGCGGAAGAAGCAGCGCTCTACCGCGCCTGA
- a CDS encoding fasciclin domain-containing protein, protein MRIKHLAIALLGGASLATAACSGGTPEDTGTGAAELATPETESLPALLDDADGLQTVAEAIKETGISGIFEGKGSYTLLAPEDAAFAALGDSAKELTGSEDHAALAALLKDHLIPGYLTPQDISAAIDASKDGEVSMPTVSGEELIFTRKGDSISVSAPDGSEATFDGEALAGGSSIAIPLTGILKKI, encoded by the coding sequence ATGCGGATCAAACACCTCGCCATTGCGCTGCTTGGCGGCGCCAGCCTTGCCACCGCCGCCTGCTCGGGCGGAACGCCGGAGGACACCGGCACCGGAGCCGCCGAGCTTGCCACGCCCGAAACCGAATCGCTGCCTGCCCTGCTCGACGATGCGGATGGCCTGCAGACTGTGGCGGAAGCCATCAAGGAAACCGGCATCAGCGGCATTTTTGAAGGAAAGGGCAGCTATACGCTGCTTGCGCCCGAGGATGCCGCCTTTGCGGCCCTGGGCGATTCGGCCAAGGAGCTGACGGGCAGCGAAGACCATGCAGCGCTTGCGGCCTTGCTCAAGGATCACCTGATCCCCGGCTACCTGACCCCGCAGGACATTTCCGCGGCGATCGACGCCAGCAAGGATGGCGAAGTCTCGATGCCCACGGTGAGCGGGGAAGAGCTGATCTTCACCCGCAAGGGCGATTCGATCTCGGTCTCCGCGCCGGACGGATCGGAAGCGACGTTCGACGGCGAAGCGCTCGCCGGCGGCTCCAGCATCGCCATACCGCTGACCGGGATCCTCAAGAAGATCTGA
- the glnA gene encoding type I glutamate--ammonia ligase: MASAKDVLKQIKDEEIEWVDLRFTDPKGKWQHLTMVSSVLGEDELEDGLMFDGSSIEGWKAINESDMILKPDLDAVYVDPFSATPMLILFCDIVEPSTGDLYGRDPRSTAKRAEAFVKAAGFGDTVYVGPEAEFFMFDDVKFYDGYDGNGFKLDDIELPGNSDKSYDTGNLAHRPRAKGGYFPVAPVDSAVDIRAEMVSTMIEMGLPCDKHHHEVAAAQHELGLTFGTLVTTADRMQIYKYVVHMVAQAYGKTATFMPKPIMKDNGSGMHTHISVWNEGKNTFAGNGYAGLSDTCLYFIGGVIKHAKALNAFTNPTTNSYKRLVPGYEAPVLLAYSARNRSASCRIPYGAGDKAKRVEFRFPDAMANPYLCYAALLMAGLDGIKNKIHPGDAMDKNLYDLPPAELAEVPTVCGSLREALEALAADHEFLIEGGVFTADQIEAYLELKWPEVLRWETTPSAVEFDMYYSA; encoded by the coding sequence ATGGCAAGTGCAAAGGACGTCCTCAAGCAAATCAAGGACGAGGAAATCGAGTGGGTTGACCTCCGCTTCACCGACCCCAAGGGCAAGTGGCAGCACCTGACGATGGTGTCCTCGGTTCTTGGTGAGGACGAACTGGAAGACGGCCTCATGTTCGACGGTTCGTCGATCGAGGGCTGGAAGGCCATCAACGAGTCGGACATGATCCTCAAGCCCGACCTCGACGCCGTCTATGTCGATCCGTTCTCGGCCACCCCGATGCTGATCCTGTTCTGCGACATCGTCGAGCCTTCGACCGGCGACCTCTACGGACGTGACCCGCGCTCGACCGCCAAGCGCGCCGAAGCCTTCGTCAAGGCTGCCGGTTTCGGCGACACCGTCTACGTCGGCCCCGAAGCCGAATTCTTCATGTTCGACGACGTGAAGTTCTATGACGGCTACGACGGCAACGGCTTCAAGCTCGACGACATCGAACTGCCCGGCAACTCGGACAAGTCGTACGACACCGGCAACCTTGCCCACCGTCCGCGCGCCAAGGGTGGCTACTTCCCGGTCGCTCCGGTCGACTCGGCTGTCGACATCCGCGCCGAGATGGTCTCGACCATGATCGAAATGGGCCTGCCCTGCGACAAGCACCACCACGAAGTGGCCGCCGCGCAGCACGAACTCGGCCTGACCTTCGGCACGCTGGTCACCACCGCCGACCGCATGCAGATCTACAAGTACGTCGTGCACATGGTCGCCCAGGCCTATGGCAAGACCGCCACGTTCATGCCCAAGCCGATCATGAAGGACAACGGATCGGGCATGCACACGCACATCTCGGTCTGGAACGAAGGCAAGAACACCTTCGCCGGCAACGGCTATGCCGGCCTGTCGGATACCTGCCTGTACTTCATCGGCGGCGTCATCAAGCACGCCAAGGCCCTCAACGCCTTCACCAACCCGACCACCAACAGCTACAAGCGCCTGGTGCCGGGCTACGAAGCCCCGGTCCTGCTCGCCTACTCGGCGCGCAACCGCTCGGCCTCGTGCCGCATCCCCTACGGTGCGGGCGACAAGGCGAAGCGCGTGGAATTCCGTTTCCCCGACGCGATGGCCAACCCCTACCTGTGCTACGCCGCGCTGCTCATGGCCGGCCTCGATGGCATCAAGAACAAGATCCATCCGGGCGACGCCATGGACAAGAACCTCTACGATCTGCCGCCGGCCGAACTCGCCGAAGTGCCGACCGTCTGCGGTTCGCTGCGTGAAGCTCTCGAGGCCCTGGCCGCTGACCACGAGTTCCTCATCGAGGGCGGCGTGTTCACTGCCGACCAGATCGAAGCTTACCTCGAACTGAAGTGGCCGGAAGTTCTGCGCTGGGAAACCACGCCGTCGGCCGTCGAGTTCGACATGTACTACAGCGCCTGA
- a CDS encoding P-II family nitrogen regulator, producing MKKIEAIIKPFKLDEVKEALHEVGVSGITVTEAKGFGRQKGHTELYRGAEYVVDFLPKVKLEVVVADALADRVVEAIAEAAQTGRIGDGKIFVIPVETAVRIRTGERDDDAL from the coding sequence GTGAAAAAGATCGAAGCCATCATCAAGCCGTTCAAGCTCGATGAAGTGAAGGAAGCGCTTCACGAAGTGGGCGTTTCGGGCATCACCGTCACCGAAGCAAAGGGCTTCGGGCGTCAGAAGGGGCATACCGAGCTTTATCGTGGTGCCGAGTATGTCGTGGACTTTCTGCCCAAGGTGAAACTCGAGGTCGTTGTTGCCGACGCCCTGGCGGACCGCGTGGTCGAGGCGATTGCCGAAGCCGCACAGACCGGGCGCATCGGCGACGGCAAGATCTTCGTCATCCCGGTCGAGACTGCTGTGCGCATCCGTACCGGCGAGCGGGACGACGACGCCCTCTGA